One region of Culex pipiens pallens isolate TS chromosome 2, TS_CPP_V2, whole genome shotgun sequence genomic DNA includes:
- the LOC120421958 gene encoding protein brambleberry-like: MRLLLLSCLLLVPWRVRASFVDYIWPSSENENQETAVDSFPAVPYEVSEGDETFVREASKWIGSNLSKLDMCHHRVILKLKNSCSQLNAEDIGKLAVMLLNCQSDAEGRPIYHCTDQMSLKECTSSMDPNTWNAYHLVTNRAKAVCASVRHDQFRGLTELTVNKLMNTAHEQIQMMGQLADNQKELQSVTKEAIDEMTANNDRIINQQGDIMKLSEAHRAKVESNFRDLVREKGLIRAGQQEVAILLTDLRGRIDESIKQLELQSKRSKLNHASLLTDMENLAKSASTIADKIDETGLHFATHHQNAEKQYQYTLNQLQKINNTVANMLDMIGTLQKDFDQKLSWITEKVGGSDYILKKMHTIVIHFCYLLFGMICLSFIGADKFIRIFFILAVPGNLLGNLLDLFESDVIRLSIALASFILADLICRVAIKYFPKESSSRSDQTDSRPQPQQTSNGGPSRRSDLNSQPNNDDDGEDEEADDDEEADDEVSYLNRIRSRFSRERSVTPLLRRSVTPAATTNGDVSAGHSQQCTARTLRGEQCRSSALAGRDYCRLHEQRGL, from the exons ATGAG ACTGTTGCTGTTGAGTTGTTTGCTGTTGGTGCCATGGCGAGTACGGGCTTCCTTCGTGGACTACATTTGGCCATCGAGCGAAAATG aAAACCAAGAAACCGCCGTGGATTCGTTCCCGGCCGTCCCGTACGAGGTATCCGAAGGGGATGAGACGTTTGTAAGGGAGGCTTCCAAGTGGATCGGTTCCAATCTGTCCAAGCTGGACATGTGCCATCACCGGGTGATTTTGAAGCTGAAGAACTCCTGTAGTCAATTGAACGCCGAGGATATTGGGAAGTTGGCGGTGATGCTGCTGAATTGTCAGTCGGACGCCGAGGGTCGTCCCATCTATCACTGTACGGATCAGATGAGCTTGAAGGAGTGCACGAGCTCGATGGATCCGAATACCTGGAATGCGTATCACTTGGTGACGAATCGAGCGAAAGCGGTTTGTGCGAGCGTTCGGCACGATCAGTTCCGAGGATTGACGGAGTTGACGGTCAACAAGCTGATGAACACGGCGCACGAGCAGATTCAGATGATGGGACAGCTGGCGGACAACCAGAAAGAGTTGCAGAGTGTAACTAAGGAGGCGATTGATGAGATGACTGCGAATAACGATAGGATCATCAACCAGCAGGGAGATATTATGAAGCTGTCGGAGGCTCATCGGGCGAAGGTTGAGTCCAATTTTAGGGATTTGGTTCGGGAAAAGGGCTTGATTCGAGCTGGACAGCAGGAGGTCGCCATATTGCTGACTGATTTACGGGGTAGAATCGACGAGAGCATAAAACAGCTGGAATTGCAGTCGAAGAGAAGTAAGTTGAACCACGCCTCCCTATTGACGGATATGGAGAACCTGGCGAAGAGTGCTTCCACGATCGCGGACAAAATTGACGAAACAGGACTTCACTTTGCAACGCACCATCAAAACGCCGAAAAGCAATACCAATACACCCTTAATCAGCTTCAGAAGATCAACAATACCGTAGCGAATATGCTGGATATGATCGGCACGCTCCAGAAAGACTTCGACCAGAAGCTCAGCTGGATCACGGAAAAGGTCGGCGGTAGTGACTACATCCTTAAAAAAATGCACACGATCGTAATTCACTTTTGTTACCTCCTCTTCGGCATGATCTGCCTGTCCTTCATCGGCGCGGACAAGTTCATCCGGATCTTCTTCATCCTCGCCGTCCCGGGAAACCTCCTCGGCAACCTGCTCGACCTGTTCGAATCCGACGTCATCCGGCTGAGCATCGCCCTCGCCAGCTTCATCCTCGCCGATCTAATCTGTCGCGTAGCGATCAAGTACTTCCCCAAGGAATCTTCCTCGCGATCGGACCAAACCGATTCCCGACCTCAACCACAACAAACTTCCAACGGTGGTCCATCGAGACGTTCCGACCTCAACTCTCAACcaaacaacgacgacgacggcgaagaTGAGGAAGCAGACGACGATGAAGAGGCAGACGATGAAGTGTCCTACCTGAACAGGATCCGGTCGCGGTTCTCACGGGAACGGTCCGTGACGCCGCTGTTGAGGCGCAGTGTGACACCGGCGGCGACAACGAATGGGGATGTCTCGGCAGGACATAGCCAGCAGTGTACGGCGAGGACGCTTAGGGGGGAGCAGTGCAGGAGTTCGGCACTAGCTGGACGGGATTATTGCCGGTTGCACGAGCAGAGGGGGTTGTAA
- the LOC120421962 gene encoding zinc finger protein 883-like, whose amino-acid sequence MDILIEPDCFKVCRICMENCEEDFVCIYDEFEDNILMDVITECARVEIRKDDALPRNACRNCAEYMIIAYHIIQKCRDADRSLRSIFKHEIDLRSRKDEAKAFCAEELHINPAEYEFLLSEAYNNMMLENVERLIGVDQVVQQEEAPPPVEAQQYQENCDIGTTVPGEVEYPDLVGVQENQPPEESEQHGNGELQGTRKCCGCKKEFATEVDLQNHSDLIHLNESINTPETAGKLKPFTCTVCYKSFSNQQLLKEHQRSVIRKFFCRQCGRGFMTQTNLDNHLKCHVSSSPEMKKCCGCRKDFDNEADLLAHSAAVHKPDRTDNPDKPFECEVCFRRYPTRKSLVGHRRMIQQHQCGFCGEIFAKKLFLTAHEQTCHQGGSSDEGRKRCCGCRLEFNSSKELLEHAMATHKPAAELQDEGDDEKKPVECEICFKRFSSKLNLAQHQKKASQDRKYTCDICGRTFHRAHDKANHETTHSSEMPYGCQICSRRFKNKLYLKNHYKMHATSDSREFVCHECGKCFRTKDLLKTHSVTHSETRKYACTICPATFKRLQCLKIHTKVHTQEKAFACSLCDKRYIQSSDLKRHLLTHDPGESGKPFQCEYCLRRYPRKDYLKVHIRKQHLEKADMILIEDMALELQGDEEDFLPI is encoded by the exons ATGGACATCCtaatagaaccagactgcttcAAGGTCTGtcgcatttgcatggaaaactgCGAGGAGGACTTTGTGTGCATCTACGACGAGTTCGAGGACAATATCCTGATGGATGTAATAACCGAATGTGCCCGCGTTGAG ATAAGAAAAGATGACGCGCTGCCACGGAACGCCTGCCGAAACTGTGCCGAGTATATGATAATCGCTTATCACATCATCCAGAAGTGTCGTGACGCGGACCGGTCGTTACGGTCGATTTTCAAGCACGAGATCGACCTGCGGAGTCGGAAGGACGAGGCGAAGGCGTTCTGCGCGGAGGAACTCCACATCAATCCGGCCGAGTACGAGTTTCTGCTATCCGAGGCGTACAACAACATGATGCTGGAGAACGTGGAGCGGTTGATTGGGGTTGATCAGGTGGTGCAGCAGGAGGAAGCACCGCCGCCGGTTGAGGCGCAACAGTATCAGGAGAATTGCGATATCGGTACAACAGTACCAGGAGAAGTTGAGTATCCGGATTTGGTTGGTGTTCAGGAGAACCAGCCACCGGAGGAGTCGGAACAACACGGCAACGGTGAGTTGCAGGGAACTAGGAAGTGCTGCGGCTGTAAGAAGGAGTTTGCAACCGAGGTAGATCTGCAGAACCACAGTGACCTGATCCACCTGAACGAGTCGATCAACACTCCGGAAACGGCTGGTAAGCTGAAACCGTTCACGTGTACCGTGTGCTACAAGTCCTTCTCGAACCAGCAGTTGCTGAAAGAACATCAACGCAGCGTGATCCGCAAGTTTTTCTGTCGTCAGTGCGGCCGAGGGTTCATGACCCAAACCAACCTGGACAACCATTTGAAGTGCCACGTGAGTTCGTCTCCGGAGATGAAGAAGTGCTGTGGCTGTCGGAAGGACTTTGATAACGAAGCCGACCTGCTGGCACATTCGGCCGCGGTCCACAAACCGGACCGTACCGACAATCCGGACAAGCCGTTCGAGTGCGAGGTGTGCTTCCGTCGGTATCCGACGCGGAAGTCACTGGTGGGGCATCGCAGGATGATCCAGCAGCACCAGTGCGGTTTTTGTGGGGAGATCTTTGCGAAGAAGTTGTTTTTGACGGCGCACGAGCAGACCTGCCACCAGGGTGGGTCGAGCGATGAGGGTAGGAAACGATGCTGTGGATGTCGGTTGGAGTTTAACAGCTCGAAGGAACTGTTGGAGCACGCGATGGCCACGCACAAACCTGCGGCGGAACTGCAGGACGAAGGCGATGACGAGAAGAAACCTGTCGAGTGTGAGATTTGCTTCAAACGATTCAGCTCGAAGCTGAACCTCGCGCAACACCAGAAGAAGGCCAGCCAAGATCGGAAATATACGTGCGATATCTGCGGGCGAACGTTCCACCGGGCTCACGACAAGGCGAATCACGAGACGACCCACTCCAGCGAAATGCCTTACGGTTGCCAGATCTGCTCGCGGCGTTTCAAGAACAAACTCTACCTCAAGAACCACTACAAAATGCACGCCACAAGCGATTCGCGCGAGTTCGTGTGCCACGAGTGCGGCAAGTGCTTCCGAACGAAGGACCTGCTGAAGACCCACTCCGTTACGCACAGCGAGACACGCAAGTACGCCTGTACGATCTGTCCGGCGACGTTCAAGCGACTGCAATGTCTGAAGATCCACACCAAGGTGCACACGCAGGAAAAGGCGTTCGCGTGTTCGCTGTGCGACAAGCGCTACATCCAATCGTCggacctgaagcgacacctgTTGACGCACGATCCGGGCGAGAGTGGGAAGCCCTTTCAGTGCGAGTACTGCTTGAGGCGGTACCCACGGAAGGATTACCTGAAGGTTCACATCCGCAAGCAGCACCTGGAGAAGGCCGACATGATCCTGATCGAAGATATGGCGCTGGAGTTGCAGGGCGACGAGGAGGATTTTCTACCGATTTAG
- the LOC120421957 gene encoding guanine nucleotide-binding protein-like 1, whose translation MPQGRRKVPFSGKQKKQQLVAKKQAKSSTSHNIIRKLRDEESSDVSEDSDFPKTFHENVERINAQPTKDPRCKANRYVLQFHRETGKELREMKEEARKALVPCSEEQQELGDNYFVEYDFPKRPKWSYEMSKEQLDANENRYFFKYITYLEKTHYDDMKSLSFCELNLETWRQLWRVLELSDIVLTIVDVRFPTLMFPPSLYHYVTQDLGKGMIVVINKIDLVEAEVVLGWKRYFEEKYPSIKVVLFTSYPSYNLRGKHENKQGLKIRRRRGRMRMAAEGAQQIYNFCREFCEEEVDLGSWQQKINEERSTPMDVDGDDEEGPEVERTHEEEKDFSFEERARFQDGVLTIGCVGFPNVGKSSLLNAVMGKKVVSVSRTPGHTKHFQTIYLTNTVRLCDCPGLVFPSAVSRKLQVLMGSYPIAQLREPYASIKFLAERVDLPKLLVLKHPENEAGDEWSAIDVCDAWAIKRGFLTAKAARPDTYRAANNILRMALDGKITLSLKPPGFQRALEQFLADPELGRVREIQALSEPATDKEDDDDFFSDTDTEDVTGAASNDADNEEDEEGNSTLSPVAGAANPFSLLGSPE comes from the exons ATGCCGCAGGGACGCAGGAAGGTTCCGTTCAGTGGCAAGCAGAAGAAGCAGCAGCTGGTCGCTAAAAAGCAGGCAAAAT CGAGCACTTCGCACAACATAATCCGGAAGTTGCGCGACGAGGAGTCGAGCGACGTCAGCGAGGACAGCGACTTCCCGAAGACGTTCCACGAGAATGTGGAGCGGATCAACGCGCAGCCGACGAAGGATCCGCGCTGCAAGGCGAACCGGTACGTGCTGCAGTTTCACCGGGAAACCGGCAAGGAGTTGCGCGAGATGAAGGAGGAGGCCCGGAAGGCGCTGGTTCCGTGCAGCGAGGAGCAGCAGGAGCTGGGGGATAACTACTTTGTGGAGTACGATTTTCCGAAGCGGCCCAAGTGGAGCTACGAGATGTCCAAGGAGCAGCTGGACGCGAACGAGAATCGGTACTTTTTT AAATACATCACCTATCTGGAGAAGACGCACTACGACGACATGAAGTCGCTGAGCTTTTGCGAGCTCAACCTGGAAACGTGGCGTCAGCTGTGGCGGGTGCTGGAGCTGTCCGACATCGTGCTGACCATTGTGGATGTTCGCTTTCCG ACGTTGATGTTCCCGCCCTCGCTGTACCATTACGTCACGCAGGATCTGGGCAAGGGCATGATCGTGGTAATCAACAAGATCGACCTGGTCGAGGCAGAGGTGGTGCTCGGTTGGAAGCGTTACTTTGAGGAGAAATATCCGAGTATCAAGGTGGTGCTGTTCACGTCCTATCCGTCGTACAATTTGCGTGGGAAGCACGAGAACAAGCAGGGACTGAAgattcgtcgtcgtcgaggtCGCATGCGTATGGCAGCGGAGGGCGCCCAGCAGATCTACAACTTTTGCCGGGAGTTTTGCGAGGAGGAGGTCGACTTGGGCTCGTGGCAGCAGAAGATCAACGAGGAACGCAGCACTCCGATGGACGTGGACGGGGACGATGAGGAAGGGCCGGAAGTTGAGCGAACTCACGAGGAGGAGAAGGATTTCTCGTTTGAGGAGCGAGCTCGCTTCCAGGACGGAGTGTTGACGATCGGGTGCGTTGGATTCCCGAATGTTGGCAAGTCTTCGCTGCTGAACGCCGTCATGGGAAAGAAGGTGGTCTCCGTCAGCAGGACTCCTGGTCACACAAAGCATTTCCAGACGATCTACCTGACCAACACGGTCCGGCTGTGCGATTGTCCTGGGTTGGTCTTCCCGTCGGCCGTGTCCCGCAAGCTGCAGGTCCTCATGGGCAGCTATCCGATCGCACAACTCCGTGAACCGTACGCCTCGATCAAGTTCCTCGCCGAACGTGTAGATCTTCCCAAACTGCTCGTTCTAAAACATCCAGAAAACGAAGCCGGTGACGAGTGGTCCGCGATCGACGTATGCGACGCCTGGGCCATCAAACGAGGCTTCCTCACGGCCAAGGCCGCCCGTCCAGACACGTACCGTGCCGCCAACAACATCCTTCGCATGGCCCTCGACGGCAAAATCACCCTATCCCTGAAACCCCCGGGCTTCCAACGCGCCCTAGAGCAGTTCCTCGCCGATCCAGAACTGGGCCGGGTTCGCGAAATCCAAGCCCTTTCCGAGCCGGCCACCGACAAGGAGGACGACGATGACTTTTTCTCCGACACGGACACCGAGGACGTCACGGGCGCCGCCAGCAACGACGCCGACAACGAGGAGGACGAAGAAGGCAACTCGACGCTGTCCCCGGTGGCCGGAGCGGCCAACCCGTTCTCGCTGCTCGGAAGTCCCGAATAA